The Pseudomonas fluorescens genome includes a window with the following:
- a CDS encoding shikimate 5-dehydrogenase, with protein MQINPNKDTQLCMSLSGRPGNFGLRFHNHLYEQLGLNFYYKAFSSQDLPGAVGGIRALGIRGCGVSMPFKEACIALVDELDPSAAAIESINTIVNTNGHLKAYNTDYIAIAQLLQSHAVPKDSTFALRGSGGMAKAVASALRDGGYQNGLIVARNEAAGRALAESLGYEWQADLGTRRPQMLINVTPIGMTGGPEADQLAFEPETIVAAETVFDVVAIPSETPLIVRARAEGKRVITGLEVIAIQALEQFVLYTGVRPNLEQFEKTVTFARSA; from the coding sequence ATGCAGATCAATCCCAACAAAGACACCCAACTGTGCATGTCGCTATCGGGGCGTCCCGGAAACTTCGGCCTGCGTTTTCATAATCACCTGTATGAACAATTGGGCCTGAATTTCTATTACAAGGCGTTTAGCAGCCAGGATTTGCCTGGAGCTGTGGGCGGTATCCGTGCCCTGGGGATTCGTGGATGCGGTGTGTCGATGCCGTTCAAGGAAGCCTGCATTGCCCTGGTGGATGAGCTGGATCCTTCCGCCGCCGCGATCGAGTCGATCAATACGATCGTCAATACCAACGGCCATCTTAAGGCCTACAACACCGACTACATTGCCATCGCCCAGTTGTTACAAAGCCACGCGGTGCCCAAGGACTCGACCTTTGCCTTGCGCGGTAGCGGCGGCATGGCCAAGGCTGTGGCCAGTGCCTTGCGCGATGGGGGTTACCAGAACGGGCTGATCGTTGCCCGCAATGAAGCCGCGGGGCGAGCCCTGGCCGAGTCCCTGGGATATGAATGGCAAGCTGACCTGGGTACCCGGCGGCCGCAGATGCTGATCAACGTCACGCCGATCGGCATGACTGGCGGCCCGGAGGCCGATCAGTTGGCGTTTGAGCCCGAGACCATCGTCGCGGCCGAGACTGTGTTTGATGTCGTGGCGATCCCGTCGGAAACGCCACTGATCGTGCGCGCCCGGGCCGAAGGCAAGCGGGTCATCACCGGGCTGGAAGTCATTGCGATCCAGGCCCTGGAACAGTTCGTGCTGTACACCGGTGTGCGGCCCAACCTGGAGCAATTTGAAAAAACCGTGACCTTCGCCCGGTCGGCGTAG
- a CDS encoding nucleobase:cation symporter-2 family protein has translation MKTPHVSLPRPEDENLGVGANMAYGLQHVLTMYGGIVAVPLIIGQAAGLSPADIGLLIAASLFAGGLATLLQTLGLPFFGCQLPLVQGVSFSGVATMVAIVGSGGEGGFQAILGAVIAASLIGLLITPVFSRITRFFPPLVTGIVITTIGLTLMPVAARWAMGGNSHAADFGSMANIGLAAVTLVLVLLLSKMGSATISRLSILLAMVIGTVIAVFLGMADFSSVSQGPMFGFPTPFHFGMPTFHIAAILSMCIVIMVTLVETSADILAVGEIIDTKVDSRRLGNGLRADMLSSMIAPIFGSFTQSAFAQNVGLVAVTGIKSRFVVATGGVFLVVLGLLPFMGRVIAAVPTSVLGGAGIVLFGTVAASGIRTLSKVDYRNNVNLIIVATSIGFGMIPIAAPNFYDHFPSWFATIFHSGISSSAIMAIVLNLAFNHFTAGNSDQQSVFAAGTERVLRYQDLAALREGDYFSDGKLHDCDGNEIPVVAEPVHGVAEHGPIRLKSSEHV, from the coding sequence ATGAAAACGCCCCATGTTTCACTCCCACGGCCCGAGGACGAAAACCTTGGCGTCGGCGCGAATATGGCTTACGGCCTGCAACATGTGTTGACCATGTACGGCGGCATCGTCGCCGTGCCGTTGATCATCGGCCAGGCGGCCGGGCTCTCGCCCGCGGACATCGGTCTGTTGATTGCCGCGTCATTGTTCGCGGGGGGCTTGGCAACGTTGCTGCAAACCCTCGGCCTGCCGTTTTTTGGCTGCCAATTGCCCTTGGTGCAGGGCGTATCGTTCTCGGGCGTGGCGACCATGGTGGCGATTGTCGGCAGCGGCGGGGAAGGCGGCTTTCAAGCCATCCTTGGCGCGGTGATCGCCGCGTCGCTGATTGGTTTGCTGATTACCCCGGTGTTTTCGCGCATTACCCGGTTCTTTCCGCCATTGGTCACCGGCATCGTGATCACCACCATCGGCCTGACCCTGATGCCGGTAGCGGCGCGCTGGGCCATGGGTGGCAACAGCCACGCCGCTGATTTTGGCAGCATGGCCAATATCGGCCTGGCGGCGGTGACTCTGGTGCTGGTGCTATTGCTGAGCAAAATGGGCAGCGCAACCATCTCCCGGTTGTCGATTCTGCTGGCGATGGTCATTGGTACCGTCATCGCGGTGTTCCTTGGCATGGCGGACTTTTCATCGGTCAGCCAAGGCCCGATGTTCGGCTTCCCGACACCGTTCCATTTCGGCATGCCGACTTTCCATATCGCCGCGATCCTGTCGATGTGCATTGTGATCATGGTGACCTTGGTGGAAACCTCTGCCGACATCCTGGCTGTGGGCGAGATCATCGACACCAAGGTCGACTCCAGGCGCCTGGGTAACGGCTTGCGGGCTGACATGCTGTCGAGCATGATCGCGCCGATCTTCGGTTCCTTCACCCAAAGCGCCTTTGCCCAGAACGTCGGGCTGGTGGCCGTGACAGGAATCAAGAGCCGTTTCGTGGTGGCGACCGGTGGCGTGTTCCTGGTGGTACTCGGGCTGCTGCCGTTCATGGGCCGGGTGATCGCCGCAGTGCCGACCTCGGTGCTGGGCGGTGCCGGTATCGTACTGTTTGGCACTGTGGCTGCCAGCGGCATCCGCACGCTGTCGAAAGTCGATTACCGCAACAACGTCAACCTGATCATCGTCGCCACCTCCATTGGTTTTGGCATGATTCCCATCGCCGCACCGAATTTCTATGACCATTTCCCGAGCTGGTTCGCGACCATTTTCCATTCGGGCATCAGTTCTTCGGCGATCATGGCGATCGTGCTGAACCTGGCGTTCAACCACTTCACTGCCGGTAACTCCGACCAGCAGTCGGTTTTCGCCGCCGGCACCGAGCGAGTGTTGCGCTATCAGGACCTGGCAGCGCTACGTGAAGGTGATTACTTCAGCGATGGCAAGCTGCACGACTGCGATGGCAACGAGATTCCCGTGGTGGCGGAGCCTGTTCACGGGGTGGCGGAGCATGGGCCGATCCGACTGAAAAGCAGCGAGCACGTCTGA
- a CDS encoding arylamine N-acetyltransferase family protein, whose translation MSHLQLSDKARYLLRLGFDTPPAPTLDTLRQLQRRHTAEFPFETLSTLLRQPVPIDLESVERKVFEQGRGGYCYELNQLFFALLLELGFDARGITGRVVMNAPEGSWAARTHRLSLVTLDGVRYITDVGFGGMVPTAPLLLDSREAQTTPHELYRIETHADGYLLRANVDDEWRPMYLFDLQRQEDIDYTLGNWYVSSHPESPFMGRLMVARTGDGLRKTLNGNSYAVHRIGQQSERRVIADADELIDLLEQEFGLRVPPRELLRPAIVKVLQP comes from the coding sequence ATGAGTCACCTCCAACTGAGCGACAAGGCCCGCTATCTGCTGCGCCTGGGTTTCGACACCCCGCCAGCGCCGACCCTCGACACGTTGCGTCAACTGCAACGGCGCCATACCGCCGAGTTCCCTTTTGAAACCCTGTCGACGTTGCTGCGTCAACCCGTGCCCATCGACCTTGAATCGGTCGAACGAAAAGTGTTCGAACAAGGGCGCGGCGGCTATTGCTATGAACTCAACCAACTATTTTTTGCGCTGTTGCTGGAGTTGGGTTTCGACGCCCGCGGCATCACCGGGCGCGTGGTGATGAACGCGCCTGAAGGCTCTTGGGCTGCCCGGACCCACCGCTTGAGCCTGGTGACGTTAGATGGCGTGCGCTACATCACCGACGTCGGCTTTGGCGGCATGGTGCCCACTGCGCCGTTGCTGCTGGACAGCCGTGAGGCCCAAACCACCCCCCATGAGCTGTACCGCATCGAAACCCATGCGGACGGTTACCTGCTGCGCGCCAACGTCGACGACGAATGGCGGCCAATGTACCTGTTCGATCTGCAACGCCAGGAAGACATCGACTACACCCTCGGTAATTGGTACGTCAGCAGCCACCCGGAATCCCCGTTCATGGGCCGGTTGATGGTTGCACGCACCGGTGACGGGTTGCGCAAGACCCTGAACGGCAACAGCTACGCGGTGCACCGGATAGGGCAGCAGAGCGAACGCCGGGTGATCGCCGATGCCGATGAATTGATTGACTTGCTCGAACAAGAGTTTGGCCTGCGCGTACCGCCGCGCGAGCTGTTGCGACCGGCGATTGTGAAGGTGCTCCAGCCATAA